The following coding sequences are from one Alosa alosa isolate M-15738 ecotype Scorff River chromosome 13, AALO_Geno_1.1, whole genome shotgun sequence window:
- the mfap5 gene encoding microfibril associated protein 5, with protein MGSYPIILLLCCLHAQVAVVRAQQTVGPTNVPDLPSDCREEMYPCTRMYSVHRPIKRCIHSLCLYSLPRVYVINKEICVRTVCQQDELLKAELCREKSGWPKRLTRSTKKRCRRGNPKTWANKA; from the exons ATGGGCAGCTACCCAATCATCTTGTTGCTGTGCTGTCTCCATG CGCAAGTTGCAGTTGTCCGTGCCCAACAAACTG TGGGCCCTACAAATGTCCCGGACCTACCAtctg ACTGCAGGGAGGAGATGTACCCCTGTACCAGGATGTACTCAGTCCACCGGCCCATCAAGAGATGCATCCACTCTCTGTGCCTTTACAG CCTCCCTCGAGTCTATGTGATCAACAAAGAGATCTGTGTGCGCACGGTCTGCCAACAGGATGAACTGCTCAAGG cgGAGCTTTGCAGGGAGAAATCTGGCTGGCCCAAGAGACTCACGAGGTCAACTAAAAAACGCTGTCGTCGTGGAAACCCAAAAACCTGGGCAAACAAGGCTTAA
- the nat14 gene encoding probable N-acetyltransferase 14, translated as MVRLDLGSVVLRRMRLEDIEAVKGLIKEGCEGTENRLILHLLTRPLALFMLAVLSSILRCVLHSFILALVIPVFIVIIYLKLTLPRSTGILGARRPYWDYVGSTYLAERDSELENPYSRMARPVGVRGKAQEKAKRKKKKEEKGKEAENHDMEDLQDRARVAGEVWVVDCDGEVIGCVSREPVNRSGATRICRLVVQSWYRREGLGSLLVQCLTNREKERGSRRVYAHVPFPSRVGELFFRKLGYRLQGEVADGEEVLNKDFEEPQKGWLGFPVTKVFVKDL; from the exons ATGGTGAGGCTAGACCTGGGAAGTGTAGTCCTCCGAAGGATGAGGCTAGAAGACATAGAGGCGGTCAAAGGTTTGATAAAG GAGGGCTGCGAGGGCACAGAGAACCGGCTGATCCTGCATCTCCTCACTCGCCCTCTGGCGCTCTTCATGTTGGCCGTCCTCTCGTCCATCCTGCGCTGCGTTCTGCACTCCTTCATCCTGGCCTTGGTCATTCCCGTGTTCATCGTCATCATCTACCTCAAGCTCACGCTGCCCCGCTCCACTGGGATCCTGGGAGCACGCCGGCCGTACTGGGACTACGTGGGCAGCACCTACCTGGCGGAGAGAGACTCCGAACTCGAGAACCCCTACTCACGGATGGCCAGGCCCGTAGGGGTCAGAGGCAAAGCCCAGGAGAAGGCTAAgcggaagaagaagaaggaggaaaaaggaaaagaggcCGAGAACCACGACATGGAAGATCTGCAGGACCGAGCGCGAGTGGCAGGGGAGGTGTGGGTGGTGGACTGCGACGGGGAAGTCATCGGCTGCGTGTCCAGGGAGCCGGTGAACCGCTCGGGGGCGACCCGCATCTGCAGGCTAGTGGTGCAGAGCTGGTACCGGAGGGAAGGCCTGGGCAGCCTGCTGGTGCAGTGTCTCACGAACCGGGAGAAGGAGCGGGGCTCCCGGAGGGTCTACGCCCACGTGCCCTTCCCCTCCCGCGTGGGGGAGCTCTTCTTCAGGAAGCTGGGATACCGGCTACAGGGCGAGGTGGCTGACGGGGAGGAAGTGCTGAATAAGGACTTCGAAGAGCCTCAGAAGGGCTGGCTGGGATTCCCTGTCACTAAAGTATTTGTGAAAGACCTATGA
- the aicda gene encoding single-stranded DNA cytosine deaminase, which yields MKTKLDSVLLAQKKFIYQYKNMRWARGRCETYLCFVVKRRIGPNSLSFDFGHMRNRTGCHVEVLFLRHLGWLCPGLWDIGPGGVRLCYSVTWFCSWSPCSDCARRLSNLLSQMPNLRLRIFISRLYFCDLEDSREREGLRELKRAGVKLSIMTFKDYFYCWQTFVACNARAFKAWDGLHQNSVRLSRKLYRILMPTETEDLRDAFTLLGL from the exons ATGAAAACCAAGTTAGAcag TGTGCTACTGGCCCAGAAGAAGTTCATCTACCAATACAAAAACATGCGGTGGGCTCGCGGTCGCTGTGAGACTTATCTGTGCTTTGTGGTGAAGAGAAGGATTGGACCCAACTCACTGTCCTTTGATTTCGGGCACATGCGCAATCGCACCGGCTGTCACGTGGAG GTTCTGTTTCTGCGACACCTGGGTTGGCTGTGCCCAGGCCTATGGGATATTGGTCCGGGTGGAGTGAGGCTATGCTACTCCGTCACCTGGTTCTGTTCCTGGTCACCATGCTCGGACTGCGCCCGCCGCCTGTCCAACCTCCTGTCACAGATGCCAAACTTGCGGCTGCGGATCTTCATCTCACGCCTCTACTTCTGTGATCTGGAAgacagcagggagagagaagggctcAGGGAGTTGAAGAGAGCAGGGGTGAAACTGTCCATTATGACTTTCAAAG acTATTTCTACTGTTGGCAAACATTTGTGGCTTGCAATGCAAGAGCCTTTAAGGCTTGGGATGGACTCCACCAGAACTCTGTGAGACTGTCCAGGAAACTGTACCGCATCCTCATG CCTACTGAGACTGAAGACCTGAGAGATGCGTTTACGCTGCTCGGACTGTGA